GTCCGGATGAAAACTGAAAATTAGCATTTACAGCCTTATGCGCAAAAGATTAAAGATGCTTCCCAATATGATGAACTATATTTTAACAATACTTTAATTTATTAAATAATATGTTGAATTTTATTTAATGGATAATTTTTGGATTTTACTGACGAATCTTTAATTCTGTTTTCAGGTTTCATCAAAAAGTGTAAATTAGCGACCATCTAATTATTCGATTTTTATGGACTTTAATTTATCAGAAGAACAGCTGATGATTCAGCAGGCGGCAAGGGATTTTGCACAAAACGAACTGTTACCCGGTGTAATAGAAAGGGACCGCGATCAGAAATTCCCTACAGAGCAGGTAAAGAAAATGGGGGAAATGGGACTGTTGGGAATGATGGTAGACCCTAAATACGGAGGAGCAGGGATGGACAGCGTGTCTTATGTTCTTGCGATGGAGGAGATTGCAAAAATAGATGCTTCTGCGGCTGTTGTAATGTCTGTAAACAATTCATTGGTATGTGCAGGTCTTGAAAAATTTGCTTCCGAAGAGCAGAAAGTTAAATACCTTACCCCTCTGGCCAGCGGGCAGGTAATCGGGGCATTTGCACTGTCTGAGCCTGAAGCGGGTTCTGATGCCACTTCCCAGAAAACCACTGCTGAAGACAAAGGCGACTATTACCTGCTGAACGGGATCAAAAACTGGATCACCAACGGCGGAACCGCAAGTTATTATATCGTTATCGCACAAACCGACCCTGAGAAAAAACACAAAGGAATCAATGCATTCATCGTGGAGAGAAGCTGGGAAGGTTTTGAAATCGGATTGAAAGAAGACAAACTGGGAATCAGAGGCAGCGATACGCATTCTCTGCTCTTCAACAATGTAAAAGTACCTAAGGAAAACAGAATCGGTGAAGACGGTTTCGGGTTTAATTTTGCGATGGCTGTATTGAACG
The sequence above is a segment of the Chryseobacterium sp. JJR-5R genome. Coding sequences within it:
- a CDS encoding acyl-CoA dehydrogenase, with amino-acid sequence MDFNLSEEQLMIQQAARDFAQNELLPGVIERDRDQKFPTEQVKKMGEMGLLGMMVDPKYGGAGMDSVSYVLAMEEIAKIDASAAVVMSVNNSLVCAGLEKFASEEQKVKYLTPLASGQVIGAFALSEPEAGSDATSQKTTAEDKGDYYLLNGIKNWITNGGTASYYIVIAQTDPEKKHKGINAFIVERSWEGFEIGLKEDKLGIRGSDTHSLLFNNVKVPKENRIGEDGFGFNFAMAVLNGGRIGIASQALGIASGAYELALKYAKTRKAFKTEIINHQVIAFKLADMATQITAARMLCYKAAVEKDAGKDISESGAMAKLYASQVAMDTTIEAVQIHGGYGYVKEYHVERMMRDAKITQIYEGTSEIQKIVISRSIAK